The genomic DNA AAGATAATAGCATGCTTTTTCCTTCGCCTCTTCTTCGCCGATACCCATATTCATCGGACCAAACATCACATCTTTTAAGACAGTGCTCTCAAACAGCTGGTGTTCGGGAAATTGAAATACCATGCCGACACGCGATTTCGCCTGATGAACAGTTTTCTGTTTTACTTTTTTCGACAAAACAATTCCGTCGGTTTCCACCGTACCCGAGCTCGGCAGTATCAAACCGTTCATCGTCTGAATCAGTGTTGATTTACCGCTCCCTGTATGACCGATCAGCCCGTAGAACTTCCCCGGTTCAAACGTCGTGTCTATATCTTTTAACGCCTGATACTCAAACGGGGACTTGCGGTTATAAATTACACTTACATTATTAAACTGTATCGTCATAACCGCATCACCAGCTCATCATGTGTCATATAGGAACTGCCAAGAAGTGCGTCTGCAATCTCTACTGTATACGGTACTTTCAAGCTGCTGTTCCTAAGAAGTTCCTTATCTTTATATATTTCCAGAACAGAACCGTCACCGACGACAGCACCGCCGTTCATAACGATTACTCTGTCGCTTCGTTCAATCTCAGTCAGATCATGGGTAATATAAAGAATTGTCGTATCGAGCTGTTCATGCAGTCTGCATAATATAGACAGCACTTCACTCCGCCCTGACGGGTCGAGCATCGATGTTGCTTCGTCCAAAATCAGCACTTCCGGCTGCATCGCGAGAGCCCCTGCGATTGCCACACGCTGTTTCTGTCCGCCCGACAGACGATGCGGTTCATGCGAACGGAACTCGAGCATATTAACAAGGCCGAGCGCATGCTCGGTACGCTCAATCATTTCAGAACGTTCAAGCCCGAGATTCTCAAGACCGAATGCCACATCATCTTCCACCGTTGCACCGACAAACTGGTTATCCGGGTTTTGAAAAACGATGGCAAACTTACGGCGGAGTGACTGCTTATTTTTTTCAGTCAGCAGTTCTCCCCCGACGTAAATCTCCCCTTCATGGTCATCAATGATGCCCATAATGATTTTTACGAGCGTGCTTTTGCCGGAACCGTTATGCCCGATTATCGAAGTCCACTCACCGGCATTAAAAGGGATGGAGATATGATCCAGAGCGTACGATTCTTCTCTCCGGTATTTAAATGCAATATCTTTTAACGAAATCATATTTCCACCCCTTTAAAATTTTATGTAAAAAAAGCGCGTACCCTGCAATAAGAGTCGCGCACTGATGATATATTGCAGGATACGTCGAGCTAGACGAATGAGCCCTTCCGGGCTCACCATCATAACACTCACTCTGCTTTTAAGAGATTACGCTTCTTCAGTTGTTACTGGAGCGCCTTCTACGAATTCGATAATTACAAGCTCAGCTCCGTCACCACGACGTGTTCCAAGCTTCTTGATGCTTGTGTAACCGCCTTGACGATCTGCGAAACGTGGAGCGATGTCTTCAAATAATTTTTGAAGTGCATAACTAGTTGAACCATCTTCATTGATGATTTCTACGTTACGTACAGTTTGACCGGCACGTCTTTTCGCTGCTAAGTCGCCGCGTTTACCCAGTGTAACAAGACGGTCAGCTAATTTACGCAGTTCTTTGGCACGGTCTTCAGTAGTAGTGATGCGCTCACTTACGATTAGTGAAGTAGCTAAGTCGCGTAACATTGCTTTTCTTTGATCAGATGTACGTCCAAGTTTTCTGTAACCCATTATTTCTCCTCCTTTATGCTAGTCTTCTTTACGTAGACCCAAGTCAAGGTCTTCGAGTTTAAATTTAACTTCTTCCAGAGACTTACGTCCCAGATTTCGCACTTTCATCATATCAGCTTCTGTTTTGTCGGTAAGTTCCTGAACAGAGTTGATACCAGCGCGTTTCAGACAGTTATAAGAACGTACTGATAAGTCAAGTTCTTCAATAGACATTTCAAGTACTTTCTCTTTCTGATCTTCTTCTTTTTCGATCATGATTTCAGCATTTTGAGCTTCATCTGTAAGACCTACAAAGATGTTTAAGTGTTCAGTGAGAATTTTAGCACCCAATGATACTGCTTCCTGAGGAGTGATTGAACCGTCAGTCCATACATCCAGAGTAAGCTTATCGAAGTTTGTACTTTGTCCTACACGTGTATTTTCAACAGTATAATTCGCACGTTCTATCGGTGTATAGATAGAATCGATTGGAATTACACCAATTGGCATATCAGCTTTATTATTACCGTCTGCAAGCGTATATCCGCGTCCGCG from Jeotgalicoccus saudimassiliensis includes the following:
- a CDS encoding energy-coupling factor transporter ATPase, with amino-acid sequence MISLKDIAFKYRREESYALDHISIPFNAGEWTSIIGHNGSGKSTLVKIIMGIIDDHEGEIYVGGELLTEKNKQSLRRKFAIVFQNPDNQFVGATVEDDVAFGLENLGLERSEMIERTEHALGLVNMLEFRSHEPHRLSGGQKQRVAIAGALAMQPEVLILDEATSMLDPSGRSEVLSILCRLHEQLDTTILYITHDLTEIERSDRVIVMNGGAVVGDGSVLEIYKDKELLRNSSLKVPYTVEIADALLGSSYMTHDELVMRL
- the rplQ gene encoding 50S ribosomal protein L17 — protein: MGYRKLGRTSDQRKAMLRDLATSLIVSERITTTEDRAKELRKLADRLVTLGKRGDLAAKRRAGQTVRNVEIINEDGSTSYALQKLFEDIAPRFADRQGGYTSIKKLGTRRGDGAELVIIEFVEGAPVTTEEA
- a CDS encoding DNA-directed RNA polymerase subunit alpha, producing the protein MIEIEKPRIETVEVSEDSKFGKFVVEPLERGYGTTLGNSLRRILLSSLPGAAVKTIEIENVLHEFSTIDNVVEDVTTIITNMKSLALKIYSEEEKTLEIDFSGEGVVTAADITHDSDVEILNRDLKIATVSKGGSLKLRMTADRGRGYTLADGNNKADMPIGVIPIDSIYTPIERANYTVENTRVGQSTNFDKLTLDVWTDGSITPQEAVSLGAKILTEHLNIFVGLTDEAQNAEIMIEKEEDQKEKVLEMSIEELDLSVRSYNCLKRAGINSVQELTDKTEADMMKVRNLGRKSLEEVKFKLEDLDLGLRKED